Proteins encoded within one genomic window of Brachybacterium avium:
- a CDS encoding acyltransferase family protein has protein sequence MTSTRLSRAEKVDAATPASRNRVVDFLRAAAITVVVLGHWTIIGVDADGGIQPHGVLDGAVWIHPLTWVFQVMPIFFLVGGYSNALSWRSARRKDVGYAQWLRARLRRLGIPLIPLLLAWLVIGVVAVAAGAPHATVQLASQMALIPTWFLAAYLMVILVAPPCLLLWERFGWWSIIGVLALAGIVDAVSLVADQPLLGYPNYLLVWAAFHQFGYAWLDGRLAGAGRRLLLAGVGLAGLLLLVIVGPYPVSMITSAADDISNSSPTRITMAFLGMMQAGLVLSLEKPLTALLTRPRLWFVTVLVNQRIMTWFLWHLTVMVGLAHLLLALDARALLPEPLTGVWWATRPLWALVLLALTGAVVLVLGRFEDPRADDRPAPAMWKPILAAVTVIAGLAVMASVGVVGESGVTWWPLLPVVGMVGFGVVRAPGRAKQTH, from the coding sequence ATGACGAGCACCCGCCTGAGCCGCGCCGAGAAGGTCGATGCCGCCACCCCGGCCAGCCGGAACCGCGTGGTCGATTTCCTGCGCGCCGCCGCGATCACCGTGGTGGTGCTCGGGCACTGGACGATCATCGGGGTCGACGCGGACGGCGGCATCCAGCCCCACGGCGTGCTCGACGGTGCCGTCTGGATCCACCCGCTGACCTGGGTGTTCCAGGTGATGCCGATCTTCTTCCTGGTGGGCGGCTACTCCAACGCCCTCTCCTGGCGCTCCGCCCGCCGCAAGGACGTGGGCTACGCCCAGTGGCTGCGTGCGAGGCTGCGGCGCCTCGGGATCCCGCTGATCCCGCTGCTGCTGGCCTGGCTGGTGATCGGGGTGGTGGCCGTCGCCGCCGGGGCGCCGCACGCCACGGTGCAGCTCGCCTCCCAGATGGCGCTGATTCCCACCTGGTTCCTCGCCGCCTACCTGATGGTGATCCTGGTGGCCCCGCCCTGCCTGCTGCTGTGGGAGAGGTTCGGATGGTGGTCGATCATCGGCGTGCTCGCGCTCGCCGGGATCGTGGACGCGGTGAGTCTCGTGGCGGATCAGCCGCTGCTGGGCTACCCGAACTATCTGCTGGTCTGGGCCGCGTTCCACCAGTTCGGGTACGCCTGGCTGGACGGCCGTCTCGCCGGTGCCGGCAGGCGTCTGCTGCTCGCCGGGGTCGGTCTTGCCGGTCTGCTGCTGCTGGTGATCGTGGGCCCGTACCCGGTCTCGATGATCACCTCCGCCGCTGATGACATCTCCAACTCGAGCCCCACCCGCATCACCATGGCGTTCCTTGGGATGATGCAGGCCGGCCTGGTGCTCTCCCTCGAGAAGCCGCTCACCGCGCTGCTGACGAGACCCCGGCTGTGGTTCGTGACAGTGCTGGTGAACCAGCGGATCATGACCTGGTTCCTGTGGCACCTCACCGTGATGGTGGGCCTCGCGCACCTGCTGTTGGCTCTCGATGCAAGGGCGTTGCTGCCGGAGCCGCTCACCGGTGTGTGGTGGGCGACCCGGCCGCTGTGGGCTCTGGTGCTGCTGGCACTCACCGGGGCGGTGGTGCTGGTGCTGGGCCGGTTCGAGGATCCGCGGGCCGACGACAGGCCCGCACCGGCGATGTGGAAGCCGATACTTGCTGCCGTCACCGTGATCGCGGGGCTCGCCGTGATGGCCTCAGTGGGCGTAGTGGGGGAGAGCGGCGTGACCTGGTGGCCGCTACTGCCGGTGGTGGGGATGGTGGGGTTCGGGGTGGTGCGGGCTCCAGGTCGGGCGAAGCAGACGCATTAG
- a CDS encoding DUF3427 domain-containing protein has protein sequence MTAPRSLDPGLYELLVTAGLSSLLDDTDAGGLTTLTSDVDSEDVAHVLTQHISSAVSKALQDTPQESQIDLANQILRSLPPAERDASVAPGPRLLTSVTEPHGSVVPRPSTPLSGVALFTNSRLDPQLGSELRLEMASADQIDLLCAFVQWSGIRVLDDALRAAAERGAKIRVLTTTYIGATDRKALDHFVKALGAEVRVNYDSQSTHLHAKAWMFHRKSGYTTAYVGSSNMSRAALVDGLEWNVRLSRNATPSLLDKFESTFDTYWDDAAFAPYDPDQDAEYLDALLAKNGGRTGAGTFDVSQLDVRPYPHQSEMLDALDAERDIHDRHRNLLVAATGTGKTVIAALDYKRLRSSPADQPSLLFIAHRKEILEQALRTYRDVLKDGSFGELFVGGLKPTRGKHVFASIQSIARAEELHRWAEDHFDVVIIDEFHHAEATTYRRILDHFMPRELLGLTATPERADGVDVAAAFFDGRIASELRLWDALGADLLVPFHYFGIADGVDLSGIRFSRGRYDLGELDKVYTGNDARAAKVLSTVQNKVTDPSRMRALGFCVSVDHARYMAQVFNAAGLPALALSGDSHSDERREGLEKLRRGELTCLFAVDLFNEGLDIPMVDTVLMLRPTQSATIFLQQLGRGLRRADDKAVLTVLDFVGLQNEQFRFDLKYRALTGLSRNRLERNVRTGFPFLPPGSQIVFDRVSQDIVLTNIRKQLKLSTKDLVVDVRQHKSADVTADEYSLGSYLHEAERSLADIYASSSRTFQGEKRAASWSTLVDWAFPAERSSVGTEVDETLMRRVSALTHVDDPDRIRAYRDLLTTSSLPHGVESDLYAAMLYFSFWPSGTLGIRSGLDQIRSRPQLVTEVVDLLDYRKLASRSLPRSLGGNLSSTPLRSHAQFSREELLAGLGLGTLDKGTPGSIREGVKWLPSLRTDALLVTLKKSEADYSPTTMYRDYAINQDYFHWESQSTTRTESATGQRYTTHVERGSNVVLFVRRAKTGDLGTEPYTCLGTATFEHSTGSRPMQIVWKMDRTMPVDLFLEAKAAA, from the coding sequence GTGACGGCACCACGCTCTCTTGATCCCGGGCTGTACGAACTGCTCGTCACGGCTGGTTTGAGCAGCCTTCTCGACGACACTGATGCCGGTGGGCTGACTACCCTGACCTCTGACGTCGACTCTGAGGATGTTGCCCATGTCCTGACGCAGCACATTTCAAGTGCGGTCAGCAAGGCGTTGCAGGACACGCCGCAAGAGAGCCAGATTGATCTTGCCAATCAGATCCTGCGTAGTTTGCCTCCGGCCGAGCGAGACGCCTCAGTCGCTCCTGGCCCCCGCCTTCTCACCTCCGTGACGGAACCCCACGGAAGCGTGGTCCCGCGTCCCTCCACACCGTTGAGCGGCGTCGCCCTCTTCACGAACTCCCGGTTGGATCCGCAGCTGGGCTCAGAGCTTCGGCTAGAGATGGCCAGCGCGGATCAGATCGATTTACTGTGCGCGTTCGTGCAGTGGAGCGGCATCCGTGTTCTCGATGACGCGCTTCGCGCCGCGGCGGAACGCGGTGCGAAGATCCGTGTGCTCACCACGACGTATATCGGCGCCACCGACCGCAAGGCGCTCGACCACTTCGTCAAGGCGCTTGGTGCCGAGGTACGGGTCAACTACGACTCCCAGTCCACGCACCTCCATGCCAAGGCATGGATGTTCCATCGGAAGAGCGGCTACACCACCGCCTACGTCGGCAGTTCCAATATGAGTCGCGCCGCGCTCGTCGATGGGCTGGAGTGGAACGTACGGCTGTCGCGCAACGCCACTCCGAGCCTGCTGGATAAGTTCGAGTCGACCTTCGATACGTACTGGGACGATGCCGCTTTTGCTCCCTACGATCCCGACCAGGACGCGGAGTATCTCGACGCGCTACTGGCCAAAAACGGCGGCCGTACCGGCGCCGGAACTTTCGACGTGAGCCAGCTCGATGTTCGCCCGTACCCCCATCAGAGCGAAATGCTCGATGCCCTTGACGCAGAGCGCGACATCCATGACCGTCATCGCAATCTCCTCGTCGCCGCCACAGGCACGGGTAAGACCGTCATTGCAGCGCTGGACTACAAGCGATTGCGGTCCTCCCCTGCCGATCAGCCTTCTCTGCTCTTCATCGCTCACCGCAAGGAGATCCTCGAACAGGCGCTGCGTACCTACCGAGATGTCCTCAAGGATGGCAGCTTCGGCGAGCTTTTCGTCGGCGGGCTCAAGCCGACTCGAGGAAAGCACGTCTTCGCCTCGATCCAGTCCATCGCAAGGGCCGAGGAACTTCACCGGTGGGCAGAAGACCACTTCGACGTCGTCATCATTGACGAATTTCATCATGCTGAGGCGACGACCTACCGTCGCATTCTCGACCACTTCATGCCCCGAGAGCTTCTGGGCCTGACCGCCACTCCTGAGCGTGCTGACGGAGTTGACGTTGCCGCCGCCTTCTTCGATGGACGGATCGCCAGCGAGCTTCGCCTGTGGGACGCGCTCGGGGCTGACCTCTTGGTCCCATTCCACTACTTCGGTATCGCCGACGGGGTCGATTTGAGTGGCATCCGATTCTCTCGTGGACGGTATGATCTCGGAGAGCTCGACAAGGTCTACACCGGCAACGATGCACGGGCAGCTAAGGTCTTGTCGACCGTTCAAAACAAGGTCACTGACCCCTCGCGAATGCGGGCACTCGGCTTCTGCGTAAGCGTCGATCATGCCCGCTACATGGCGCAGGTCTTTAATGCCGCAGGACTTCCCGCTCTTGCTCTGTCCGGAGATTCCCATAGTGATGAGCGCCGTGAGGGGCTCGAGAAGCTGCGCCGAGGCGAGCTCACGTGTCTCTTCGCTGTCGATCTCTTCAACGAAGGGCTCGACATACCCATGGTCGACACCGTGCTCATGCTCCGCCCCACCCAATCCGCAACGATTTTCCTGCAGCAGCTAGGACGAGGCCTTCGACGAGCTGATGACAAGGCCGTTCTCACGGTGCTCGACTTCGTCGGCTTACAGAACGAACAGTTCCGCTTCGACCTGAAGTACCGAGCCCTTACCGGACTCTCTCGCAACAGGCTTGAACGCAACGTCAGGACCGGATTCCCATTCCTCCCTCCTGGATCTCAAATCGTGTTCGATCGAGTGTCACAGGACATCGTTCTGACGAACATCCGCAAGCAACTCAAGTTATCAACCAAGGACCTCGTGGTGGACGTCCGCCAGCACAAGTCCGCGGACGTCACCGCTGACGAATATTCGCTGGGGAGCTACCTTCACGAAGCAGAAAGATCGCTCGCAGATATCTACGCTTCGTCGTCCCGAACATTCCAAGGAGAGAAGCGCGCTGCGAGCTGGTCAACCCTCGTGGACTGGGCCTTTCCTGCCGAACGCTCCTCCGTCGGCACAGAAGTCGACGAGACACTCATGCGCCGTGTCAGTGCCCTCACTCACGTGGACGATCCGGACCGCATCCGCGCCTACCGTGATCTGCTCACTACTTCGTCGCTCCCGCATGGAGTCGAATCAGATCTGTACGCCGCGATGCTCTACTTCAGCTTCTGGCCCTCGGGGACCCTCGGCATTCGGTCGGGCCTGGATCAGATTCGATCCCGTCCTCAGCTGGTGACCGAGGTTGTCGACTTGCTGGATTATCGCAAGCTGGCATCCCGTTCACTACCTCGATCACTCGGTGGGAACTTGTCATCCACGCCTCTCCGCTCGCACGCACAGTTCTCCCGCGAAGAGCTTCTGGCAGGACTTGGCCTTGGCACACTCGATAAAGGCACCCCCGGTTCGATCCGCGAGGGCGTCAAATGGCTACCTTCACTACGAACAGATGCGCTGCTAGTGACGCTTAAGAAGTCGGAAGCGGACTACTCGCCGACCACGATGTACCGCGACTACGCGATCAACCAGGACTACTTCCATTGGGAATCGCAGAGCACGACGCGCACCGAGAGCGCCACCGGGCAGCGGTACACCACGCACGTCGAGCGAGGTAGCAACGTGGTGCTATTTGTTCGCCGGGCGAAAACTGGCGACCTTGGCACCGAGCCCTACACCTGCCTAGGCACAGCAACATTCGAACATTCGACGGGCTCGCGGCCTATGCAGATCGTATGGAAGATGGACCGAACCATGCCTGTCGATCTGTTCCTGGAGGCCAAAGCGGCAGCATAA
- a CDS encoding (deoxy)nucleoside triphosphate pyrophosphohydrolase: MVTSKRTRVVGAIIRRSNTVFAARRNTDRSAGGLWEFPGGKVEPGETPEEALKRELREELDIDVSVGRFVDKSISDVAGVVIELSCYTATLVDTEPTSSTDHDAMAWIDLNDLDQFEWAPGDVPIIERLILTLPETWAAPGPTR, from the coding sequence GTGGTAACCAGCAAGAGAACCCGTGTGGTCGGCGCGATCATCCGACGGAGCAACACGGTCTTCGCCGCGAGGCGCAACACCGATCGTAGCGCTGGCGGTTTATGGGAATTCCCTGGCGGCAAGGTTGAGCCCGGAGAGACTCCCGAAGAGGCTTTGAAGAGGGAGCTCCGCGAAGAGCTTGACATTGATGTCTCGGTCGGTAGGTTCGTCGACAAGAGCATCAGTGATGTTGCCGGCGTGGTCATCGAGCTGTCGTGCTACACCGCAACTCTCGTTGATACCGAGCCAACATCGAGCACGGATCATGACGCCATGGCCTGGATAGATCTCAACGACCTGGATCAGTTCGAGTGGGCGCCGGGGGACGTCCCCATCATCGAGCGCTTAATCCTGACCCTTCCCGAAACGTGGGCTGCTCCGGGGCCCACGCGGTGA
- a CDS encoding ribbon-helix-helix protein, CopG family, giving the protein MTSEEQIQRWADEAEAGYDVEELKRRGRGRPGRGAEPMQVVAVRLTAEEVAALDAVAEREHLSRSEAIRRALADFAA; this is encoded by the coding sequence ATGACGAGCGAGGAGCAGATCCAGCGTTGGGCCGACGAAGCCGAGGCCGGGTACGACGTCGAAGAGTTGAAGCGTCGCGGACGTGGACGTCCCGGGCGTGGCGCCGAGCCGATGCAGGTTGTGGCGGTCCGCCTGACGGCTGAGGAGGTTGCCGCCCTGGATGCGGTGGCCGAGCGGGAGCACCTGTCGCGTTCCGAGGCGATCCGGCGCGCGCTGGCTGACTTCGCCGCGTGA
- a CDS encoding sulfite exporter TauE/SafE family protein — MIDPQWWPLGLAALAVLAGAVSVRTTGMGFALLSSPFLVMALGPFEGILVTNVCGIVAALLNLIVIHRDLDWRRAAKVVPAGIVGTVPGALLVLWLPAPVLAITISLLVIAGLLFTIVSRSLQVPNSFWVGAGGGFASGLMTVTAGVGGPGLVVYALATQWEHRSFAATAQLHFAVLGVAALLTKGALPTLPVTGWALLLGMLVVGLIGGNALARRVHGARAMQWVIVIAMAGATLSLIQGLVQL; from the coding sequence ATGATCGATCCGCAGTGGTGGCCGCTGGGCCTGGCCGCGCTGGCCGTCCTGGCCGGCGCGGTGTCGGTGCGCACCACCGGGATGGGCTTCGCGCTGCTGTCCTCACCGTTCCTGGTGATGGCGCTGGGCCCCTTCGAGGGCATCCTGGTCACCAATGTGTGCGGGATCGTGGCCGCGCTGCTGAACCTCATCGTGATCCACCGGGACCTGGACTGGAGGCGCGCCGCGAAGGTGGTGCCGGCCGGGATCGTGGGCACCGTCCCCGGGGCGCTGCTGGTGCTGTGGCTGCCCGCGCCGGTGCTGGCCATCACGATCAGTCTGCTGGTGATCGCCGGCCTGCTGTTCACCATCGTGTCGCGGTCGCTGCAGGTGCCCAACTCCTTCTGGGTGGGCGCCGGCGGCGGATTCGCCTCGGGGCTGATGACCGTGACCGCCGGTGTGGGTGGGCCGGGGCTGGTCGTCTATGCGCTGGCCACCCAGTGGGAGCACCGGAGCTTCGCCGCCACTGCCCAGCTGCACTTCGCCGTGCTCGGTGTCGCCGCCCTGCTCACGAAGGGGGCGCTGCCCACGCTGCCGGTCACCGGATGGGCGCTGCTGCTGGGGATGCTGGTGGTCGGGCTGATCGGCGGCAACGCGCTGGCCCGGCGGGTCCACGGCGCCCGGGCGATGCAGTGGGTGATCGTGATCGCGATGGCCGGAGCGACGCTCTCGCTCATCCAGGGTCTCGTGCAGCTGTGA
- a CDS encoding class I SAM-dependent methyltransferase, with amino-acid sequence MSAPHHAEHAHAGPSEDLSPSEYWEQRYSGREPIWSGKVNETMASVVRDLSPGAALDLGCGEGGDVLWLAEQGWQALGLDISATAVGRARAAATARGLEAATFTATDLSTWEPEPHSLDLVTASFFQSSVALDRTAILRRAASALRPGGHLVVTSHAAPPSWASDHPARMVSIDEEVQQLAQPAEDWDVVTAEERQRPALDPEGHAGEHLDALLVLRRR; translated from the coding sequence ATGTCAGCACCTCATCATGCAGAGCACGCCCACGCCGGCCCCTCCGAAGACCTCTCCCCCAGCGAGTACTGGGAACAGCGCTACTCCGGCCGGGAGCCGATCTGGTCCGGGAAGGTCAACGAGACCATGGCGTCCGTCGTCCGCGACCTCAGCCCGGGCGCGGCGCTCGATCTCGGCTGCGGGGAGGGTGGGGACGTGCTGTGGCTGGCCGAGCAGGGCTGGCAGGCACTGGGCCTGGACATCTCCGCCACCGCCGTCGGTCGCGCTCGCGCCGCCGCCACGGCTCGAGGCCTCGAGGCCGCCACTTTCACTGCCACGGACCTCAGCACCTGGGAGCCGGAGCCGCACAGCCTCGACCTCGTCACCGCCTCGTTCTTCCAGTCCAGCGTGGCGCTGGACCGCACCGCGATCCTGCGCCGGGCGGCCTCAGCGCTGCGCCCGGGCGGGCACCTGGTGGTCACCTCCCACGCCGCCCCGCCCTCCTGGGCTTCCGACCATCCCGCGAGGATGGTCAGCATCGACGAGGAGGTCCAGCAGCTCGCCCAGCCCGCCGAGGACTGGGATGTGGTCACCGCCGAGGAGCGTCAGCGCCCTGCGCTCGACCCCGAGGGGCATGCGGGCGAGCACCTGGACGCGCTGCTGGTGCTGCGCCGGCGCTGA
- a CDS encoding glycerophosphodiester phosphodiesterase encodes MRSTDPGPDTASGELLIVGHRGAMTHALENTLASFQLAEQMGCRELELDLRRSADDRIVVIHDGTLDRLAGDEDGRGLGPVADMTLEEIQRVPLRDGHRLHTFEEVCAATTAGLEVEIKDPAVVPLLARFLEARPEVVRRMRLTSFRAEALVQARELLPQIPRGMIVHRLPVGEKHPEGLDALLERTAASALLCGWKGLTADAVAAQHAAGRRVHGWPLRTAEQMAHAIAIGVDGTTVDDPQAAFEWYRQALAAQG; translated from the coding sequence ATGAGGAGCACCGACCCCGGACCGGACACCGCCAGCGGCGAGCTCTTGATCGTGGGGCACCGCGGCGCCATGACCCACGCGCTGGAGAACACGCTCGCCTCGTTCCAGCTGGCAGAGCAGATGGGCTGCCGGGAGCTCGAGCTGGATCTCCGCCGAAGCGCCGATGACCGCATCGTGGTGATCCACGATGGGACGCTGGACCGCCTTGCGGGCGACGAGGACGGTCGCGGCCTCGGCCCCGTCGCCGATATGACCCTGGAGGAGATCCAGCGGGTGCCGCTGCGGGACGGGCACCGCCTGCACACCTTCGAGGAGGTCTGCGCGGCCACCACCGCAGGCCTGGAGGTGGAGATCAAGGACCCGGCGGTGGTGCCGCTGCTGGCCCGGTTCCTCGAGGCCCGTCCCGAGGTGGTCCGGCGCATGCGCCTGACCAGCTTCCGCGCCGAGGCTCTCGTCCAGGCGCGCGAGCTGCTGCCGCAGATCCCTCGCGGCATGATCGTGCACCGCCTGCCGGTGGGGGAGAAGCACCCCGAGGGCCTGGACGCGCTGCTCGAGCGCACCGCCGCCTCGGCACTGCTCTGCGGCTGGAAGGGCCTCACCGCCGACGCGGTCGCGGCCCAGCACGCCGCAGGCCGGCGCGTGCACGGCTGGCCGCTGCGCACCGCCGAGCAGATGGCCCACGCCATCGCGATCGGCGTGGACGGCACCACGGTGGATGACCCGCAGGCCGCCTTCGAGTGGTACCGGCAGGCGCTCGCCGCGCAGGGCTGA